A window of Motilibacter rhizosphaerae genomic DNA:
GCTCGAGGTCGCCCGCCGCGTCGACGCGCGGTTGCGCGAGCCGTTCGACATCACCGGGTCCGCGGTGCGGATCAGCGGGGCCGTCGGCCTCGCCGTGCTGCCCCGCTGCGCCACCGACGCCGCCGGGCTGCTCGCCGCGGCGGACGCGGCGATGTACCGCTCGAAGCGGGAGGGCGACGGGCCGGCGGTCGCGCGGCCCGTCCCGGCGCCGCGCGCCGGCTAGCCCACCAACGGCCGTACGGGCCGGCTCACCAGGGGCCGTACGGGCCCATGCGCGTGCCGCCGCCGCCGCGCCCGCTCATGCCCTTGACCGCGGGCCGGACGTCGGCGAGGTAGACCGCACCGGCGACGACGGCCGCGATCCCGATGAGCGACGAGGCGCCCGACCACCCCGCCAGCAGCACGAAGAGCAGCGCGATGCCGAGGATCGCGACCCACTTCTGCTTGGTGAGCTTGCCCGCGGCGGCGTACGCCCCGGGCTTCCAGCGCAGCGAGTCGACGGCGGCGACGAGGACGATGACGACCTCGACGCCCCAGAGGAGCAGGTACACCCAGTCCATGAAGCCCATGTGGTGCTGGGTCTGCTGCAGCATCAGCGCTCCTGGAGCAGGTCGCTGACGTCGGCCCGCCCTTCCTTGTAGCGGCGGCCGATCTCCGCGGTGCAGGCGTCGACGACGGCCTGGACCGAGCGGCGGGAGCGCGAGACGTCCTCCTCGAAGGCGACCAGGCGCTCGAGCGCGGAGGCGAGCTCCCCGTCGTCCATCCCGGAGAGGTCGGAGAAGCCGACGTCGGCGGCGAGCTGCTCGACGCGGCGGCGGTGCTCGCCGACGCGCGAGGGGTCGACGTGCGGGAGGCGCGCGTGGCTCCAGTCGGCGCGCGGGCCCGAGTCGGTGAGGGTACGGGCCAGCCGGGCCACGAAGTCCTCCTCGCTGCCCTCCTCCAGCGACGGGCCCCC
This region includes:
- a CDS encoding DUF2516 family protein; translated protein: MLQQTQHHMGFMDWVYLLLWGVEVVIVLVAAVDSLRWKPGAYAAAGKLTKQKWVAILGIALLFVLLAGWSGASSLIGIAAVVAGAVYLADVRPAVKGMSGRGGGGTRMGPYGPW
- a CDS encoding RsiG family protein; protein product: MTDAGLDPTGASGPLDGGRRRIDRVLAPDFLAGLAERPLAEVRAMRQDVEQEEADLSYVRRLLQGRLDILRAEQSRRADGGPSLEEGSEEDFVARLARTLTDSGPRADWSHARLPHVDPSRVGEHRRRVEQLAADVGFSDLSGMDDGELASALERLVAFEEDVSRSRRSVQAVVDACTAEIGRRYKEGRADVSDLLQER